A section of the Rhizobium sp. Pop5 genome encodes:
- the infB gene encoding translation initiation factor IF-2, translating to MTDSNDDKTLSVTGKKTLTLKPSGMSQGTVRQDMGRGRTKAVVVETRKRRPMRPEDEKPITPAAPVAPVRAAEPAPAPAQARPQQPTPAPRVHQPGGSQTNQRPQQSYQQPRSNDRPRPVVLNHLSPEEMDARRRALAESQARDAQDAIRRAEEEKLRAAEEAIRKAAEAEEAARRAAEEATRQAEAAAAAVAEPAATAAAPAPVVAEARPNAPRPASSAPAARRPDSAAPAAARPAPGAAAPAGVRGRRDDDGDDDRGAARGGPVRGRVVRPEPAKPVTTRPKTEDERRRGKLTITTADVDGEDAGRSRSLSAMRRRQEKFRRSQMQETREKISREVVLPETITIQELSQRMSERAVDVIKYLMKEGQMMKPGDVIDADLAELIAGEFGHTVKRVSESDVELGIFNIADVEGDRVSRPPVVTIMGHVDHGKTSLLDAIRHANVVAGEAGGITQHIGAYQVEQNGQKITFIDTPGHAAFTAMRARGAQATDIAILVVAADDSVMPQTIESINHAKAAGVPIIVAINKIDKHEADPQKVRNQLLQHEVFVESMGGETLDVEVSAKTGKNLDKLLEAVLLQAEILDLKANPNRTAEGTVIEAQLDRGRGSVATVLVQNGTLKPGQIIVAGDVWGRVRALVNDKGEHMKEAPPAMPVEVLGLSGTPQAGDKFAVVESESRAREISEYRQRLARDKAAARQSGQRGSLEQMMTQMQSTGIKEFPLVIKGDVQGSIEAIAGALEKLGTDEVRARIVHSGAGGITESDMSLAEASNAAIIGFNVRANAQARQFAERQGIEIRYYNIIYDLVDDVKAAMSGLLSPERRETFIGNAEILEVFNITKVGKVAGCRVVEGKVERGAGVRLIRNDVVVHEGKLKTLKRFKDEVSEVPMGQECGMAFENYEDMRVGDIIECFRVEHITRTL from the coding sequence ATGACCGATAGTAATGACGACAAGACACTCAGCGTAACGGGCAAGAAGACGCTTACCCTGAAACCATCAGGGATGAGCCAGGGCACCGTTCGCCAGGATATGGGTCGGGGTCGCACCAAGGCGGTCGTCGTCGAGACCCGCAAGCGGCGTCCGATGCGCCCGGAAGACGAAAAGCCGATTACACCTGCCGCCCCGGTGGCCCCGGTCCGCGCCGCCGAACCGGCACCCGCGCCTGCGCAGGCGCGTCCGCAGCAGCCGACGCCGGCGCCGCGCGTCCACCAGCCCGGCGGCAGCCAGACCAATCAGCGTCCGCAGCAGTCCTATCAGCAGCCGCGCTCGAACGATCGTCCGCGCCCTGTCGTGCTGAACCATCTGTCGCCTGAGGAAATGGATGCGCGCCGCCGTGCGCTCGCCGAATCCCAGGCGCGTGACGCTCAGGATGCGATCCGCCGCGCCGAGGAAGAGAAGCTTCGCGCCGCCGAAGAGGCTATCCGCAAGGCAGCCGAGGCGGAAGAAGCGGCCCGCAGGGCCGCCGAAGAGGCAACCCGGCAGGCGGAAGCCGCTGCTGCCGCCGTTGCCGAACCGGCAGCCACTGCCGCAGCACCGGCTCCGGTTGTGGCCGAAGCTCGCCCCAACGCTCCGCGGCCGGCATCGTCGGCGCCGGCTGCCCGCCGGCCCGATAGCGCCGCACCCGCTGCCGCCCGTCCGGCCCCCGGCGCCGCCGCACCGGCCGGCGTCCGTGGCCGCCGCGATGACGATGGCGACGACGATCGGGGCGCTGCGCGCGGCGGTCCGGTGCGTGGCCGTGTCGTTCGCCCGGAACCGGCAAAGCCGGTAACGACCCGCCCGAAGACGGAAGACGAGCGCCGCCGCGGCAAGCTGACGATCACCACAGCCGATGTGGATGGCGAAGACGCCGGCCGCAGCCGTTCGCTTTCGGCGATGCGCCGCCGGCAGGAGAAGTTCCGCCGCAGCCAGATGCAGGAAACGCGCGAGAAGATTTCCCGCGAAGTCGTTCTGCCCGAGACCATCACCATTCAGGAACTGTCGCAGCGCATGTCCGAACGCGCCGTCGACGTCATCAAGTACCTGATGAAGGAAGGCCAGATGATGAAGCCGGGCGACGTCATCGACGCCGACCTTGCCGAACTTATCGCCGGCGAATTCGGCCATACGGTCAAGCGTGTTTCTGAATCCGACGTCGAACTCGGCATCTTCAACATTGCCGACGTCGAAGGCGATCGCGTTTCGCGTCCGCCTGTCGTCACGATCATGGGTCACGTCGACCACGGCAAGACCTCGCTGCTCGACGCCATCCGCCATGCCAACGTGGTTGCCGGCGAAGCCGGTGGCATCACGCAGCATATCGGCGCCTATCAGGTGGAGCAGAACGGCCAGAAGATCACCTTCATCGACACTCCCGGTCACGCCGCCTTCACGGCGATGCGTGCCCGCGGCGCGCAGGCGACCGACATCGCGATCCTGGTCGTAGCAGCTGACGACAGCGTCATGCCGCAGACGATCGAATCGATCAATCACGCCAAGGCGGCCGGTGTTCCGATCATCGTGGCGATCAACAAGATCGACAAGCACGAAGCCGATCCGCAGAAGGTGCGCAACCAGCTTCTGCAGCACGAAGTGTTTGTGGAATCGATGGGCGGTGAAACGCTTGACGTCGAAGTTTCGGCCAAAACAGGCAAGAACCTCGACAAGCTGCTCGAAGCCGTTCTGCTGCAGGCGGAAATCCTTGACCTCAAGGCCAATCCGAACCGCACAGCGGAGGGTACCGTCATCGAAGCTCAGCTCGACCGCGGTCGCGGCTCGGTTGCCACGGTTCTCGTCCAGAACGGTACGCTGAAACCAGGCCAGATCATCGTCGCAGGCGACGTCTGGGGCCGTGTACGCGCCCTCGTCAACGACAAGGGCGAGCATATGAAGGAAGCGCCGCCGGCCATGCCCGTCGAGGTGCTCGGCCTTTCCGGCACGCCGCAGGCGGGCGACAAGTTCGCCGTCGTCGAAAGCGAGAGCCGCGCCCGCGAAATCTCCGAATACCGTCAGCGTCTTGCCCGCGACAAGGCGGCTGCCCGTCAGTCGGGACAGCGCGGCTCGCTGGAGCAGATGATGACGCAGATGCAGAGCACCGGCATCAAGGAGTTCCCGCTCGTCATCAAGGGCGACGTGCAGGGTTCGATCGAAGCGATTGCCGGCGCTCTGGAAAAGCTCGGCACCGACGAAGTCCGCGCCCGCATCGTGCATTCGGGTGCAGGCGGCATCACCGAGTCGGATATGTCGCTCGCCGAAGCTTCGAACGCGGCCATCATCGGCTTCAACGTTCGCGCCAATGCGCAGGCTCGCCAGTTCGCCGAGCGCCAGGGCATCGAAATCCGCTACTACAACATCATCTACGACCTCGTGGATGACGTGAAGGCAGCGATGTCGGGCCTCCTGTCTCCGGAACGGCGCGAGACCTTCATCGGTAACGCCGAAATCCTGGAAGTGTTCAACATCACCAAGGTCGGCAAGGTCGCCGGCTGCCGTGTCGTCGAAGGCAAGGTCGAGCGTGGAGCGGGCGTCCGCCTCATCCGCAACGACGTCGTCGTTCACGAAGGCAAGCTCAAGACCCTCAAGCGCTTCAAGGACGAAGTCTCCGAGGTGCCGATGGGCCAGGAATGCGGCATGGCCTTCGAAAACTACGAGGACATGCGCGTCGGCGACATCATCGAGTGCTTCCGCGTGGAACATATCACGCGCACGCTCTAA
- the rbfA gene encoding 30S ribosome-binding factor RbfA, whose product MTRPTSSAPSQRMLRVGEQVRAAITQVLQRGEVRDDIIEATVISISEVRMSPDLKIATAYVTPLGVSDHSIVIEALNRHAKFIRGRLGPQLRQMKYMPEVRFRDDTSFDNYKKIDELLRSPEVQRDLDGDNDEQ is encoded by the coding sequence ATGACCAGACCAACTTCTTCCGCGCCTTCGCAGCGCATGCTGCGCGTTGGCGAACAGGTCCGCGCCGCGATCACCCAGGTGCTTCAGCGCGGCGAGGTGCGCGACGACATCATCGAGGCGACCGTGATCTCGATCTCGGAAGTGCGCATGTCGCCTGACCTCAAGATCGCCACGGCCTACGTGACGCCGCTCGGCGTTTCCGACCATAGCATCGTCATCGAGGCGTTGAACCGCCATGCGAAATTCATCCGTGGCCGGCTGGGACCACAGCTTCGCCAGATGAAATACATGCCAGAGGTGCGCTTCCGCGACGACACCAGCTTCGACAATTACAAGAAGATCGACGAGCTGCTGCGTTCGCCCGAGGTCCAACGCGACCTCGACGGCGATAATGACGAACAATAA
- the rpsO gene encoding 30S ribosomal protein S15, giving the protein MSITAERKAALIKEYATAEGDTGSPEVQVAILTERINNLTEHFKDHKKDNHSRRGLLTMVSSRRSLLDYLKKKDEGRYSKLIGSLGIRR; this is encoded by the coding sequence ATGTCGATCACTGCTGAGCGCAAGGCTGCGCTGATCAAGGAATACGCAACCGCCGAAGGCGACACCGGTTCTCCTGAGGTTCAGGTCGCGATCCTGACCGAACGCATCAACAACCTGACCGAACACTTCAAGGACCACAAGAAGGATAACCATTCCCGCCGTGGCCTGTTGACGATGGTTTCGAGCCGCCGCTCGCTTCTTGACTATCTCAAGAAGAAGGATGAAGGCCGCTATTCCAAGCTGATCGGCAGCCTGGGTATCCGCCGCTAA
- the truB gene encoding tRNA pseudouridine(55) synthase TruB, translated as MSKPRKPKGRPISGWLILDKPVDFGSTEAVSKIKWLYKAQKAGHAGTLDPLASGMLPIALGDATKTVPYVMDGRKIYEFTVSWGEERATDDLEGEVTQSSDKRPSEQQIRDILPRYIGTINQVPPQFSAIKISGERAYDLARDGEAVEIPSREVEIFRLTLLACPDANTAHFEVECGKGTYVRALARDFGRELGCYGHVSGLRRTFVAPFAEEAMVPLADLVALEAIEGMDERLAALDALLIDTCEALSALPHLVINDDQAHRLKMGNPILVRGRDAPIAESEAYATARGRLIAIGEIGQGEFRPKRVFA; from the coding sequence ATGTCCAAACCACGCAAACCCAAGGGCCGGCCGATTTCCGGCTGGCTGATCCTCGACAAGCCGGTGGATTTCGGCTCGACGGAAGCCGTTTCCAAGATCAAGTGGCTCTACAAGGCACAGAAGGCCGGCCATGCCGGTACGCTCGATCCGCTCGCCTCCGGCATGCTGCCGATCGCGCTCGGCGATGCGACGAAGACCGTTCCCTATGTCATGGATGGCCGCAAGATCTATGAATTTACGGTGAGCTGGGGCGAGGAGCGGGCAACGGACGATCTCGAGGGCGAGGTCACCCAAAGCTCGGACAAGCGTCCGAGCGAACAGCAAATCCGCGATATCCTGCCTCGGTATATCGGCACTATCAATCAGGTGCCTCCGCAGTTTTCGGCGATCAAGATATCGGGCGAACGCGCCTATGATCTGGCGCGCGACGGCGAAGCCGTCGAAATACCCTCGCGCGAAGTCGAGATCTTCCGGCTGACCTTGCTCGCCTGCCCGGATGCAAACACGGCGCATTTCGAAGTGGAATGCGGCAAGGGCACTTATGTCCGGGCGCTCGCCCGCGATTTCGGCCGCGAGCTCGGCTGCTACGGCCATGTTTCCGGCCTGCGGCGCACCTTCGTCGCGCCCTTCGCCGAAGAGGCCATGGTGCCGCTCGCAGACCTCGTGGCGCTCGAAGCGATCGAAGGCATGGACGAGCGGCTCGCCGCCCTCGATGCGCTCCTGATCGACACTTGCGAGGCGCTTTCCGCCCTGCCCCACCTCGTCATCAACGACGACCAGGCGCACCGGCTGAAAATGGGCAATCCGATCCTTGTGCGCGGCCGCGATGCGCCGATCGCCGAAAGCGAGGCCTATGCGACGGCCCGCGGAAGGCTGATCGCCATCGGCGAAATCGGCCAGGGCGAATTTCGCCCGAAACGGGTTTTTGCCTGA
- the fabI gene encoding enoyl-ACP reductase FabI, with the protein MTGIMQGKRGLIMGVANNHSIAWGISKALAAQGAELAFTYQGDALGKRVKPLASELGSDFVVPCDVEDIASVDALVDAIGERWGKLDFIVHAIGFSDKNELKGLYADTTRENFSRTMVISCFSFTEIAKRCAPLMEDGGAMLTLTYNGSTRVIPNYNVMGVAKAALEASVRYLAADYGPRNIRVNAISAGPIRTLAGAGISDARAILSWNQRNAPLRKTVTIDQVGSSALYLLSDLSVGVTGEIHFVDAGFNITSMPTLDTLRKADVE; encoded by the coding sequence ATGACGGGAATCATGCAGGGTAAGCGCGGGCTCATCATGGGCGTCGCAAATAACCACTCGATCGCCTGGGGGATTTCAAAAGCTCTCGCCGCACAGGGTGCGGAACTCGCCTTCACCTATCAGGGTGATGCGCTCGGCAAGCGCGTCAAGCCGCTTGCCTCCGAGCTCGGTTCGGATTTTGTGGTGCCGTGCGACGTCGAGGACATCGCCTCGGTCGATGCCCTGGTCGACGCGATCGGCGAGCGCTGGGGCAAGCTCGATTTCATCGTCCACGCCATCGGTTTTTCCGACAAGAACGAGCTGAAAGGTCTCTACGCCGATACGACGCGCGAGAATTTCAGCCGCACCATGGTCATTTCCTGTTTCTCCTTCACGGAAATCGCCAAGCGTTGCGCTCCCTTGATGGAAGACGGCGGCGCGATGCTGACGCTGACCTATAACGGCTCGACCCGGGTCATCCCGAATTACAACGTCATGGGTGTCGCCAAGGCGGCGCTCGAGGCTTCGGTGCGCTATCTCGCCGCCGACTACGGCCCGCGCAACATCCGCGTCAATGCCATTTCCGCAGGCCCGATCCGCACGCTTGCCGGCGCCGGTATTTCGGATGCGCGCGCGATCCTTTCCTGGAACCAGCGCAATGCGCCGCTGCGCAAGACGGTCACCATCGACCAGGTCGGCAGTTCGGCGCTTTACTTGCTCTCCGACCTTTCCGTCGGCGTCACCGGCGAGATCCACTTCGTCGACGCGGGCTTTAACATCACCTCCATGCCGACGCTGGATACGCTGCGCAAAGCCGACGTCGAATAA
- the fabB gene encoding beta-ketoacyl-ACP synthase I encodes MRRVVVTGLGIVSSIGNDAAEVTESLRQAKSGISFSSDFAEHGFKCQVWGSPKLGATELAELVDRRAMRFLSQGGAWNHVAMKQALADSGLEEKDYAQNERVGIIMGSGGPSTRTLIEAAEITVKNNSPKRIGPFAVPKAMSSTASATLATWFKIHGVNYSISSACSTSAHCIGNAAEMIQWGKQDVMFAGGHEDLDWTMSNLFDAMGAMSSKYNDTPDSASRAYDVNRDGFVIAGGAGVLVLEELERAKARGAKIYAEIVGYGATSDGYDMVAPSGEGAIRCMRQALATVKGDVDYVNTHGTSTPVGDSKEIGAIREVFGSRIPHIQSTKSLTGHSLGAAGVQESIYSLLMMQQGFIGESAHITELDPEFEGVPIVRKRIDNAKIDIALSNSFGFGGTNATLVFQRYNG; translated from the coding sequence GTCTGGGTATCGTGTCCTCGATCGGAAACGACGCGGCCGAAGTCACCGAATCCTTGCGGCAGGCAAAGTCGGGTATTTCCTTCTCCAGCGATTTCGCCGAACACGGCTTCAAGTGCCAGGTTTGGGGCAGCCCCAAGCTTGGCGCCACGGAACTGGCGGAGCTGGTTGATCGCCGCGCCATGCGCTTCCTGTCGCAGGGCGGCGCCTGGAACCATGTGGCCATGAAGCAGGCGCTTGCCGATTCCGGCCTCGAGGAGAAGGACTACGCTCAGAACGAACGTGTCGGCATCATCATGGGCTCCGGTGGTCCGTCCACCCGCACCCTGATCGAGGCTGCCGAAATCACGGTGAAGAACAACAGCCCGAAGCGCATCGGCCCCTTTGCCGTGCCGAAGGCGATGTCTTCGACCGCATCGGCCACGCTCGCCACCTGGTTCAAGATCCACGGCGTCAACTATTCGATCTCATCGGCCTGCTCGACATCCGCGCATTGCATCGGCAACGCCGCCGAGATGATCCAGTGGGGCAAGCAGGATGTGATGTTTGCCGGCGGCCACGAAGATCTCGACTGGACGATGTCCAATCTCTTCGACGCAATGGGCGCGATGTCCTCCAAGTACAATGATACGCCCGACAGCGCCTCGCGCGCCTATGACGTCAACCGCGACGGTTTCGTCATCGCCGGCGGCGCCGGCGTACTCGTGCTCGAGGAACTGGAACGCGCCAAGGCCCGCGGTGCCAAGATCTACGCCGAAATCGTCGGCTATGGCGCAACCTCCGACGGCTACGACATGGTCGCACCCTCGGGCGAGGGCGCCATCCGCTGCATGCGCCAGGCGCTTGCCACGGTCAAAGGCGACGTCGACTATGTCAATACCCATGGTACGTCGACGCCGGTTGGTGACAGCAAGGAAATCGGCGCCATCCGCGAGGTATTCGGATCGAGGATCCCGCATATTCAGTCGACCAAGTCGCTCACCGGCCATTCGCTGGGTGCTGCCGGCGTGCAAGAATCGATCTATTCCCTGCTGATGATGCAGCAAGGCTTCATAGGCGAAAGCGCCCATATCACCGAACTCGATCCCGAATTCGAAGGCGTGCCGATCGTGCGCAAGCGTATCGACAATGCGAAGATCGATATCGCCCTCTCCAACTCCTTCGGCTTCGGCGGCACAAACGCCACGCTGGTCTTCCAGCGTTATAACGGATAA
- a CDS encoding class I SAM-dependent methyltransferase produces MSRETLKTLFHPFASGTVQAPGKGERVLFLGAEAGFALPEGFAASLSAVQGFRPLYRQLLAQRIEATPEIDGEDYDAALVLCTKHKGENEANLAAAIARTRMGGLIVVAGAKEDGIQPLRKRLEGFGLAIDHMPKYHGVAFWFGRPAEAGDIVSKLVKTPVRVDGRFHASAGMFSHDRIDAGSELLASRLPQDFTGDVADFGAGWGYLSVEMAQGSRGLTRLDLYEANHAALEAARDNLAENCPNAPARFFWHDLAGEQVKDKYDLVIMNPPFHEGHAAEPSLGQAMIKAAASALRGGGRLMLVANRGLPYEPVLAANFRESGETCRNARFKVLWAKK; encoded by the coding sequence ATGAGCCGCGAGACGCTGAAGACCCTGTTCCATCCCTTTGCCAGCGGCACAGTCCAGGCGCCCGGCAAGGGCGAGCGCGTGCTCTTCCTCGGCGCCGAGGCAGGCTTTGCGCTGCCGGAAGGCTTTGCCGCCTCCCTCAGCGCCGTCCAGGGCTTCCGTCCGCTCTATCGGCAGCTGCTGGCGCAGCGGATCGAAGCGACGCCTGAGATCGACGGCGAGGATTATGACGCGGCGCTGGTGCTCTGCACCAAGCACAAGGGCGAAAACGAGGCCAATCTCGCCGCGGCGATAGCCCGCACGCGGATGGGCGGCCTGATCGTCGTTGCCGGCGCCAAGGAAGACGGCATCCAGCCGCTGCGCAAGCGTCTGGAAGGTTTCGGCCTCGCCATCGACCACATGCCGAAATATCATGGCGTCGCCTTCTGGTTCGGCCGGCCGGCAGAGGCCGGGGATATCGTCTCCAAGCTGGTGAAGACGCCGGTGCGTGTCGACGGTCGCTTCCATGCGAGCGCCGGCATGTTTTCGCACGACCGGATCGATGCCGGATCGGAACTGCTCGCCTCCCGCCTGCCGCAGGATTTCACCGGGGACGTCGCGGATTTCGGCGCCGGATGGGGCTATCTCTCTGTCGAGATGGCGCAGGGATCGCGCGGGCTCACACGCCTTGACCTCTACGAGGCCAACCACGCAGCCCTGGAGGCCGCCAGGGACAATCTGGCGGAGAATTGCCCGAACGCACCTGCGCGCTTCTTCTGGCACGATCTGGCGGGCGAGCAGGTCAAGGACAAGTACGATCTCGTCATCATGAACCCGCCCTTCCACGAGGGCCATGCTGCCGAACCGTCGCTCGGCCAAGCGATGATCAAGGCAGCCGCATCCGCGCTGCGCGGCGGCGGCCGGCTGATGCTCGTCGCTAATCGCGGCCTGCCCTATGAGCCGGTTCTGGCGGCAAATTTCAGGGAAAGCGGCGAAACCTGCCGCAACGCCCGCTTCAAGGTGCTGTGGGCGAAAAAATAA
- a CDS encoding alpha/beta fold hydrolase has translation MRRIAKILTFFSLFLIVAGAQAAERWAELPAFPSMPAAKTSGMADVNDIKMYYAEFGEGDPILFIHGGLGNADLWGHQVAEFARDHRVIVADSRGHGRSTRSGQPFGYDLMTSDYVALLDYLKIDKVTLVGWSDGGIIGIDMAMNHPEKLTRVIAQAANVTTDGVKPDVLENKTFSHYIDVAGDQYRKLSPTPTEYRAFFKQISKMWDTQPAWTAADLAKISVPVTLAIGDHDEAVKLDHTEMMAREIPGAKLVILKNASHFAMLQDPEGYDGMIRDAMAGH, from the coding sequence ATGCGCAGAATTGCGAAAATACTGACGTTCTTTTCGTTGTTCCTGATCGTTGCCGGCGCGCAGGCCGCCGAACGCTGGGCCGAGCTTCCGGCCTTTCCTTCGATGCCGGCGGCGAAGACGAGCGGCATGGCCGATGTGAACGACATCAAGATGTATTACGCCGAATTTGGCGAAGGCGATCCGATCCTCTTCATCCATGGCGGTCTGGGAAATGCCGACCTCTGGGGCCATCAGGTGGCAGAGTTTGCAAGGGATCATCGGGTCATCGTCGCCGACAGCCGCGGTCACGGGCGTTCGACACGCAGCGGGCAGCCTTTCGGTTACGATCTCATGACCTCGGATTACGTCGCCCTGCTCGACTATCTGAAAATCGACAAGGTGACGCTTGTGGGCTGGTCGGACGGCGGCATTATCGGCATCGACATGGCGATGAACCATCCGGAAAAGCTGACCCGCGTCATTGCCCAGGCAGCCAACGTCACGACTGACGGCGTCAAGCCCGACGTCTTGGAGAACAAGACCTTCAGCCACTACATCGACGTTGCCGGCGACCAATACAGAAAGCTTTCGCCGACGCCGACCGAATACCGAGCCTTCTTCAAGCAGATCTCCAAGATGTGGGACACCCAGCCGGCCTGGACAGCTGCCGATCTTGCGAAGATCTCGGTCCCGGTGACACTTGCGATCGGCGATCACGATGAAGCCGTCAAGCTCGACCATACGGAAATGATGGCAAGGGAGATTCCGGGCGCCAAACTCGTGATCCTGAAGAATGCGAGCCATTTCGCCATGCTGCAGGATCCCGAAGGTTACGACGGGATGATCCGGGATGCCATGGCGGGCCATTGA
- the pnp gene encoding polyribonucleotide nucleotidyltransferase — MFDTHTVEIEWAGRPLKLETGKIARQADGAVLATYGETVVLATVVSAKAPKPGQDFFPLTVNYQEKTYAAGKIPGGYFKREGRPSENETLVSRLIDRPIRPLFPEGYKNDTQVVVTVIQHDLENNPDVLSMVATSAALTLSGVPFMGPVGGARVGYINGEYVLNPHLDEMDESSLDLVVAGTYDAVLMVESEAKELNEDVMLGAVMFGHKGFQPVLDAIIKLAEVAAKEPRDFQPEDYSALESEMLGLAEGELREAYKITQKADRYAAVDAVKAKVKAHFLPEEGEAKYTAEEVGAIFKHLQAKIVRWNILDTKSRIDGRDLETVRPIVSEVGLLPRTHGSALFTRGETQAIVVATLGTGEDEQYVDSLTGMYKERFLLHYNFPPYSVGETGRMGSPGRREIGHGKLAWRAIRPMLPSAEQFPYTLRVVSEITESNGSSSMATVCGTSLALMDAGVPLAKPVAGIAMGLILEGERFAVLSDILGDEDHLGDMDFKVAGTADGITSLQMDIKIAGITEEIMKVALGQAQGGRAHILGEMAKAITESRGQLGEFAPRIEVMNIPVDKIREVIGSGGKVIREIVEKTGAKINIEDDGTVKIASSSGKEIEAARKWIHSIVAEPEIGQIYEGTVVKTADFGAFVNFFGARDGLVHISQLASERVAKTQDVVKEGDKVWVKLLGFDERGKVRLSMKVVDQATGQEIPNEKKKEEAAE, encoded by the coding sequence ATGTTCGATACACATACAGTGGAAATCGAGTGGGCCGGACGCCCGCTGAAGCTCGAAACCGGCAAGATCGCCCGTCAGGCCGACGGCGCCGTTCTCGCCACCTACGGCGAAACCGTCGTTCTCGCCACCGTCGTCTCGGCCAAGGCGCCGAAGCCAGGCCAGGACTTCTTTCCCCTCACCGTCAACTATCAGGAAAAGACCTACGCAGCCGGCAAGATCCCCGGCGGCTATTTCAAGCGTGAGGGCCGTCCGAGCGAAAACGAGACCCTCGTTTCCCGCCTGATCGACCGCCCGATCCGCCCGCTCTTCCCGGAAGGCTATAAGAACGACACGCAGGTCGTCGTCACCGTCATCCAGCACGACCTTGAAAACAATCCCGATGTCCTGTCGATGGTCGCGACTTCGGCTGCGCTGACACTGTCGGGCGTTCCCTTCATGGGCCCGGTCGGCGGCGCGCGCGTCGGCTACATCAACGGCGAATACGTTCTCAACCCGCATCTCGACGAGATGGACGAGTCGAGCCTCGACCTCGTCGTCGCCGGCACCTACGACGCCGTGCTGATGGTTGAATCCGAAGCCAAGGAACTCAACGAAGACGTCATGCTCGGCGCCGTCATGTTCGGCCACAAGGGCTTCCAGCCGGTTCTCGACGCGATCATCAAGCTCGCCGAAGTTGCCGCCAAGGAGCCGCGCGACTTCCAGCCGGAAGACTATTCCGCTCTCGAAAGCGAAATGCTCGGCCTCGCCGAAGGCGAACTTCGCGAAGCCTACAAGATCACCCAGAAGGCCGATCGCTACGCCGCCGTCGACGCCGTCAAGGCGAAGGTGAAGGCGCACTTCCTCCCCGAGGAAGGCGAAGCCAAGTACACGGCCGAAGAAGTCGGCGCGATCTTCAAGCACCTGCAGGCCAAGATCGTCCGCTGGAACATTCTCGACACCAAGAGCCGCATCGACGGTCGCGACCTCGAAACCGTTCGTCCGATCGTATCGGAAGTTGGCCTTCTGCCGCGCACGCACGGTTCGGCGCTCTTTACCCGCGGTGAAACGCAGGCGATCGTCGTTGCCACCCTCGGCACCGGCGAAGACGAGCAGTATGTCGACTCCTTGACGGGCATGTACAAGGAGCGCTTCCTGCTCCATTACAACTTCCCTCCCTACTCGGTTGGCGAAACCGGCCGCATGGGCTCCCCAGGCCGTCGCGAAATCGGTCATGGCAAGCTCGCTTGGCGCGCGATCCGTCCGATGCTGCCGTCGGCTGAGCAGTTCCCCTACACGCTGCGCGTCGTCTCCGAGATCACCGAGTCGAACGGCTCGTCCTCGATGGCGACCGTCTGCGGCACCTCGCTCGCTCTGATGGACGCAGGTGTACCGCTTGCCAAGCCGGTTGCCGGTATCGCCATGGGCCTGATCCTGGAAGGCGAGCGTTTCGCCGTCCTCTCCGACATTCTCGGTGACGAAGATCACCTCGGCGACATGGACTTCAAGGTCGCAGGTACCGCCGACGGCATCACCTCGCTGCAGATGGACATCAAGATCGCCGGCATCACCGAAGAGATCATGAAGGTCGCCCTTGGCCAGGCCCAGGGTGGTCGCGCCCACATTCTCGGCGAAATGGCCAAGGCCATCACCGAAAGCCGTGGCCAGCTCGGCGAATTCGCTCCGCGCATCGAAGTCATGAACATTCCGGTCGACAAGATCCGCGAAGTCATCGGCTCCGGCGGCAAGGTCATCCGCGAAATCGTCGAAAAGACCGGCGCGAAGATCAACATCGAGGATGACGGCACCGTCAAGATCGCCTCCTCCTCGGGCAAGGAAATCGAAGCGGCCCGCAAGTGGATCCACTCGATCGTCGCCGAGCCTGAGATCGGCCAGATCTACGAAGGCACTGTTGTCAAGACCGCCGACTTCGGCGCCTTCGTCAACTTCTTCGGCGCCCGTGACGGTCTCGTGCACATCTCGCAGCTTGCTTCCGAGCGTGTTGCCAAGACCCAGGACGTCGTCAAGGAAGGCGACAAGGTCTGGGTCAAGCTGCTCGGCTTCGACGAACGCGGCAAGGTTCGCCTGTCGATGAAGGTTGTCGACCAGGCCACCGGCCAGGAGATCCCGAACGAGAAGAAGAAGGAAGAAGCGGCCGAATAA